In Suttonella indologenes, one genomic interval encodes:
- the dnaE gene encoding DNA polymerase III subunit alpha yields the protein MIALHNHSEYSLSDSILRIEDLVAYAKADGQAALALTDRNNAYGLVKFYKAARGAGIKPILGCDLSVRNAQGEIHQILLYAQNERGFRQLNELISFAYAQDQHNGEVAVNIERFTPAQCSDLLALNGGMAGDMAAALSANDKNLMQARAAHWQSIFADRFYLQISRSGESGEREYCTACAEIGQVLQMAAVATNLACFAAPEQFDVHEARVCIATGRIIADSTRPHAFTEQHYLRTQAEMAALFADAPQLLLNSDIIAQRCNVQLTLGKNFLPNFPLPEGMAIEEYLVRESERGLEERLEQLFPDAENRAAHAATYRERLHIELNVINQMGFPGYFLIVADFIQWAKDNDVPVGPGRGSGAGSLVAYALKITDLDPLAYDLLFERFLNPERVSMPDFDVDFCMEKRDRVIRYVADKYGHEKVSQIATHGTMAAKAVVRDVGRVQGKSYSFCDGVSKKIPKTLGVTLPDALGRTEKSKKQPEFFSPDLAQDYEQNEETRELIDTALQLEGLARNVGKHAGGVVIAPTKLTDFSALYTESVGAPLITQFDKDDIEAVGLVKFDFLGLRTLTVIDWALDFVNQRHAREGKAALKIEALPLDDPATFKLLKSTRTSAVFQLESSGMKNLIRKLQPDNFEDIIALVALFRPGPLQSGMVDDFINRKHGLAEVEYPHPALEGILENTYGVMVYQEQVMQVAQILANYSLGEADLLRRAMGKKKADVMAEQKAIFVERAIAGGVHSNVANDIFDLMAKFAEYGFNKSHSAAYALLSYQTAWLKAHYPAELMAAVLSSDMDKIDKVVPMVSETLDMGLEVMPPCINRSQYRFSVDEAGRILFGLGAVKGVGENAVGDLIAEREANGPYQSLLDLCRRIDLKMINKNTLESLISAGAFDVIEPNRGALTAALPQAMKLANQHHKTEQSAQQDFFGVLGGGDEGIGDELLSLDANATWTDKEKLEAEKQSLGMYLTDHPINSVRPRLQAMCDQSLAEIVAHLQELAPPADLKQRRGSAQLLRLGGMVTELRSIPSKKGGMLAFFTLDDRSARYEFMLSGKNYEQFIGLLALDKVLMLEVALEYFSWKNEWGLSVQAVSDFEHEQFRCLRNLTIRSPLAEINVAELTWLKAQRMQAAVETEQGVCQGAKVHLLLQGENYEGWAALGGRYWIEAQTLQRLEQQFGAKNLIYQY from the coding sequence AGTGTAGCGATTTGCTGGCTTTAAACGGCGGTATGGCAGGCGATATGGCGGCGGCATTGTCTGCCAATGACAAAAACCTGATGCAGGCAAGGGCGGCGCATTGGCAGAGTATTTTTGCCGACCGCTTTTATCTGCAAATCAGCCGCAGCGGCGAAAGCGGCGAGCGCGAATACTGTACCGCCTGTGCCGAAATCGGGCAGGTATTGCAGATGGCAGCGGTGGCGACTAATTTGGCCTGTTTCGCCGCGCCCGAGCAATTTGACGTGCATGAAGCACGGGTCTGCATTGCCACCGGTCGCATTATTGCCGACAGCACCAGACCGCATGCCTTTACCGAGCAGCATTATTTGCGCACTCAGGCGGAGATGGCGGCGCTGTTTGCCGATGCGCCGCAATTATTGCTCAATAGCGACATCATTGCGCAGCGCTGCAATGTGCAGCTGACCTTGGGCAAGAATTTCCTGCCGAATTTTCCCCTGCCTGAGGGTATGGCGATTGAAGAATATTTGGTGCGCGAATCCGAGCGCGGTTTGGAAGAACGTCTGGAGCAGTTGTTTCCGGATGCGGAAAATCGTGCCGCTCATGCCGCCACTTATCGCGAGCGTCTGCATATCGAATTGAACGTTATCAATCAGATGGGCTTTCCGGGCTATTTTTTGATTGTGGCGGATTTTATTCAATGGGCAAAAGATAATGACGTGCCGGTCGGGCCGGGACGCGGCTCGGGGGCGGGTTCTTTAGTCGCCTATGCGCTGAAAATCACGGATTTGGATCCCTTGGCTTATGATTTGCTCTTCGAGCGTTTTTTAAATCCCGAACGGGTCTCGATGCCGGATTTCGACGTCGATTTCTGCATGGAAAAACGCGACCGCGTGATTCGCTATGTGGCGGATAAATACGGACATGAAAAGGTATCGCAAATCGCCACGCACGGTACGATGGCGGCGAAAGCGGTGGTGCGCGATGTGGGGCGCGTGCAGGGCAAATCCTACAGTTTCTGCGACGGCGTATCGAAGAAAATTCCCAAAACGCTGGGCGTTACCTTGCCCGATGCCTTGGGACGGACGGAAAAATCCAAGAAACAGCCGGAATTTTTCTCGCCGGATTTGGCGCAGGATTACGAGCAGAACGAAGAAACCCGCGAATTGATCGATACGGCTTTGCAATTGGAAGGTTTGGCGCGCAATGTCGGCAAACATGCCGGCGGCGTGGTGATTGCGCCGACCAAATTGACCGATTTTTCGGCGCTCTATACGGAAAGCGTGGGTGCGCCTTTGATAACGCAATTCGATAAAGACGATATCGAAGCGGTCGGCTTGGTCAAATTCGACTTTTTGGGGCTGCGCACGCTTACGGTGATTGATTGGGCATTGGATTTCGTCAATCAGCGTCATGCGCGGGAAGGCAAAGCCGCGCTGAAAATCGAAGCATTGCCCTTAGATGATCCCGCGACTTTCAAACTGCTCAAATCGACTCGTACCAGCGCAGTGTTCCAGCTGGAATCTTCGGGCATGAAAAATCTGATTCGCAAACTGCAACCGGATAATTTTGAAGATATTATCGCCTTGGTCGCCTTATTTCGCCCCGGACCTTTGCAATCGGGTATGGTGGATGACTTTATCAACCGCAAACACGGTTTGGCGGAAGTGGAATATCCGCATCCGGCGCTGGAAGGAATTCTGGAAAACACCTACGGCGTGATGGTCTATCAAGAACAAGTCATGCAAGTGGCGCAAATTCTGGCGAATTACAGTTTGGGTGAGGCGGATTTGCTGCGCCGCGCCATGGGCAAAAAGAAAGCCGATGTGATGGCGGAGCAGAAGGCGATTTTCGTCGAAAGGGCGATTGCCGGCGGCGTACACAGCAATGTGGCGAATGATATCTTTGATTTGATGGCGAAATTTGCGGAATACGGCTTTAATAAATCGCATTCCGCCGCCTATGCCTTATTGTCTTATCAAACCGCATGGCTGAAAGCGCATTATCCTGCGGAGCTGATGGCGGCGGTTCTGTCCTCGGATATGGATAAAATCGACAAGGTCGTGCCGATGGTCTCGGAAACCTTGGATATGGGGCTGGAAGTGATGCCGCCCTGTATCAACCGTTCGCAGTACCGCTTCAGCGTGGACGAAGCGGGGCGAATTTTATTCGGACTGGGCGCCGTCAAAGGCGTGGGCGAGAATGCGGTCGGCGATTTGATTGCCGAGCGCGAAGCTAATGGTCCTTATCAATCGCTTTTGGATTTATGCCGACGCATTGATTTGAAAATGATTAATAAAAATACCTTGGAATCCCTGATTAGTGCAGGTGCTTTTGATGTTATCGAGCCGAATCGCGGCGCTTTGACTGCGGCTTTGCCGCAGGCGATGAAGCTGGCAAACCAGCATCATAAGACCGAGCAGTCGGCGCAGCAGGATTTCTTCGGCGTTTTGGGCGGCGGCGATGAGGGAATCGGCGATGAGTTGCTGAGTCTTGATGCGAACGCCACTTGGACGGATAAGGAAAAGCTCGAGGCGGAAAAACAGTCGCTGGGCATGTATTTGACCGATCATCCGATTAACAGCGTGCGTCCGCGTTTGCAGGCGATGTGCGATCAGTCGCTGGCGGAAATCGTCGCCCATTTGCAGGAACTCGCACCGCCTGCCGATCTCAAGCAGCGGCGCGGTTCGGCACAATTATTGAGATTGGGCGGTATGGTCACGGAATTGCGCTCGATTCCCAGTAAAAAAGGCGGCATGCTGGCGTTTTTTACCCTTGATGATCGCAGCGCGCGCTATGAGTTTATGCTCTCCGGCAAAAATTATGAGCAGTTTATCGGCTTATTGGCCTTGGATAAGGTGCTGATGCTGGAAGTGGCGCTGGAGTATTTTTCATGGAAAAATGAATGGGGGCTGAGCGTGCAGGCGGTCTCGGATTTTGAGCATGAGCAATTCAGATGCCTGCGCAATCTCACGATTCGCAGCCCTTTGGCGGAAATAAATGTTGCGGAACTGACATGGCTGAAAGCACAGCGCATGCAGGCGGCAGTCGAAACGGAGCAGGGCGTCTGTCAGGGAGCGAAAGTGCATTTGCTCTTGCAGGGCGAGAATTATGAAGGATGGGCGGCTTTGGGTGGTCGCTATTGGATTGAGGCGCAGACGCTGCAGCGGCTGGAGCAGCAATTCGGTGCTAAAAATTTGATTTATCAATATTAA
- a CDS encoding O-antigen ligase family protein has protein sequence MAVNSIRQGFQLGRFWVGSFWLLAFVLAFVVRSSYGYGAGAIALAGILSLFTWRQMPPLSQATRQWSLLLLVYVGLMLLFLYAGDEPIGAYERLGRYLLAVPLVIAIWRWRPSMHCYAISLVLGIAAAFTVVFIARVIQGKGIGSGYGYQNQIQYSDMVMIMGTAALFASFAYRRFGLSWWLLHAAALLALAGAFLTGGRGGWLVLLPTMALYIAAQEGGKRLKTAIVMLLGVSAFIALLCSIPQLHISGRVMQIWYDIQQFQSGNAHSSQGARLAMWQCSWHLFAEQPWLGLGGELKQMMIEAADQGFCATAVKGFNHVHNDFIDIFVRYGLLGGTATLLMYAYPAYLYLRALRFPLTAEQRTMAWSGIAVCAAFYTCSMSNAILAHNITSVFFLLFNAYLITGLGKRPIPIGTHV, from the coding sequence ATGGCAGTTAATTCTATTCGGCAAGGTTTTCAGTTGGGGCGTTTTTGGGTAGGCAGCTTTTGGCTGCTTGCCTTTGTTTTGGCTTTTGTTGTGCGCAGCAGTTACGGCTATGGCGCAGGCGCTATCGCTTTGGCCGGCATTTTGAGTCTGTTTACATGGCGGCAGATGCCGCCTTTATCGCAGGCAACACGGCAATGGTCGCTGCTGCTCTTAGTCTATGTCGGCTTGATGCTGCTGTTTTTATATGCAGGCGATGAGCCGATCGGCGCTTATGAGCGCTTGGGGCGTTATCTGTTGGCTGTGCCGCTTGTGATTGCCATTTGGCGTTGGCGCCCCTCGATGCACTGCTATGCGATTAGTCTGGTCTTGGGCATTGCGGCGGCATTTACGGTGGTCTTTATCGCGCGCGTGATTCAAGGCAAGGGCATCGGCAGTGGCTATGGCTACCAGAATCAAATCCAATATTCAGATATGGTGATGATTATGGGAACGGCGGCCTTATTTGCAAGCTTTGCTTATCGGCGTTTCGGGTTGAGTTGGTGGCTATTGCATGCAGCGGCTTTATTGGCATTGGCGGGAGCATTCTTGACCGGCGGACGCGGCGGCTGGCTGGTGCTCTTACCGACAATGGCGCTGTATATTGCGGCGCAGGAAGGCGGCAAACGGCTTAAAACCGCTATTGTTATGCTGCTGGGTGTATCCGCATTTATTGCGCTCTTATGCAGCATTCCGCAGCTGCATATTTCAGGACGTGTCATGCAAATTTGGTATGACATACAGCAATTTCAATCCGGCAATGCCCATTCCTCGCAAGGCGCGCGTTTGGCGATGTGGCAATGCAGCTGGCATCTCTTTGCCGAGCAGCCTTGGCTGGGTTTGGGGGGTGAATTAAAGCAGATGATGATAGAGGCAGCCGATCAAGGATTCTGTGCGACAGCCGTCAAAGGTTTTAACCATGTGCATAATGATTTTATCGATATCTTTGTGCGCTATGGGCTTTTGGGCGGTACTGCCACTTTGCTGATGTATGCCTATCCTGCCTATCTTTATCTGCGCGCTTTGCGTTTTCCTTTGACGGCGGAACAGAGAACGATGGCATGGTCGGGTATAGCAGTCTGTGCGGCGTTTTATACCTGCTCGATGAGTAATGCCATTTTGGCGCACAATATCACCAGCGTCTTTTTCCTGCTCTTTAATGCTTATTTGATTACAGGTTTGGGTAAACGACCGATACCAATCGGTACGCATGTCTGA